One Archangium lipolyticum DNA window includes the following coding sequences:
- a CDS encoding potassium channel family protein, producing the protein MKKYVVVGLGQFGEHVARRLSEAGGEVLAVDLSMERVEALKDVVAQAVRADCTSEEAMRMLGVAKAEVAVVALGEEDFEPAVLGTAVLKGLGVKTVVVRTSSWQRGKILSLAGATRVVYPEAEMGEQLARMLLHSSMQASTELPNGYALAELKVPEHAAGRSLQEMRLRQTHGLNVIAIQHRGVVNEPIPEAMLHAGDILLVAGRGERVASLARLWDLER; encoded by the coding sequence ATGAAGAAGTACGTGGTGGTGGGCCTGGGACAGTTCGGCGAGCACGTGGCGCGGCGCCTGTCGGAGGCGGGGGGGGAGGTGTTGGCGGTGGACCTCTCGATGGAGCGGGTGGAGGCGCTCAAGGACGTGGTGGCGCAGGCGGTGCGGGCGGACTGCACCTCGGAAGAGGCCATGCGCATGCTGGGGGTGGCCAAGGCCGAGGTGGCGGTGGTGGCGTTGGGCGAGGAGGACTTCGAGCCGGCGGTGCTGGGCACCGCGGTGCTCAAGGGGTTGGGGGTGAAGACGGTGGTGGTGCGCACCTCGAGCTGGCAGCGGGGGAAGATCCTCTCGCTGGCGGGGGCCACGCGCGTGGTGTACCCGGAAGCGGAGATGGGCGAGCAACTGGCGAGGATGCTGCTGCACTCGAGCATGCAGGCGAGCACGGAGCTGCCCAATGGCTACGCGCTGGCCGAGCTGAAGGTGCCCGAGCATGCGGCGGGCAGGAGTCTGCAGGAGATGAGGCTGAGGCAGACGCACGGGCTGAACGTCATCGCCATCCAGCACCGGGGCGTGGTGAACGAGCCCATCCCCGAGGCGATGCTGCACGCGGGAGACATCCTGTTGGTGGCGGGCCGGGGCGAGCGCGTGGCGTCACTCGCCCGGC
- a CDS encoding TrkH family potassium uptake protein, translating to MSRAAVVALILFEFTVRGRAGPWRELVAALLAGAVVATFCGELVRDTWAFRLRLWRHRWPDLLFAVPAALSLGAGGPRASATLLALRLLARECIDLVAWRPARPVLQALLSRPLPLLCLSFLLTISLGTLALMFPAATRDGMGAPFLVALFTATSASCVTGLAVVDTGGYFSTFGQWVILGLIQVGGLGIMTITTTLALAFRSQLSARTRGAMQELLEEETVLGFQRMLYSMVLITVTLEVLGALALYPSMVLAPDGHPLTASERAFYAVFHAVSAFCNAGFGLYPDNLMRFVGSPGVNLTVMALITLGGLGFPVVTSLLDWKTWRERGPRGAWSFLPVHTRVVLLTSAVLVVGGALAWLALEWNQSLAGLSLGQRLWASFFQSVSLRTAGFNSVDLSKLGTPMLLLCLVLMFIGGSPGGTAGGVKTTTVAVLAFTFRALLNTRSEVEVMGRSVPPATVYRACAVALISFGLLFGLAFLLFAAEPHLPFRDLLFEAVSAFGTVGLSTGVTPQLSALGKLVVCASMFVGRLGPFTLALAVGLSKARASYSYPSTKIVVG from the coding sequence ATGAGCAGGGCCGCGGTGGTGGCCCTGATCCTCTTCGAGTTCACCGTGCGCGGCAGGGCGGGCCCCTGGAGGGAACTGGTGGCGGCGCTGCTGGCCGGGGCGGTGGTGGCCACCTTCTGCGGAGAACTGGTGCGCGACACCTGGGCCTTCCGCCTGCGCTTGTGGCGCCACCGGTGGCCGGACCTGCTCTTCGCCGTGCCAGCGGCGCTCTCGCTGGGGGCGGGGGGTCCCCGGGCCTCGGCGACCCTGCTGGCCCTGCGGCTGCTGGCGCGCGAGTGCATCGACCTGGTGGCCTGGCGCCCCGCGAGGCCCGTGCTCCAGGCCCTGCTGAGCCGGCCCCTGCCGCTGCTGTGCCTGTCCTTCCTGCTCACCATCTCCCTGGGGACGCTGGCGTTGATGTTCCCCGCGGCCACGCGCGACGGCATGGGCGCGCCCTTCCTGGTGGCGCTCTTCACCGCCACCAGCGCCTCGTGCGTGACGGGGCTCGCCGTGGTGGACACCGGCGGCTACTTCAGCACCTTTGGCCAATGGGTGATCCTGGGGCTCATCCAGGTGGGAGGTCTGGGCATCATGACCATTACCACCACGTTGGCCCTGGCCTTCCGCAGCCAGCTCTCGGCGCGGACCCGGGGGGCCATGCAGGAACTGCTCGAGGAGGAGACGGTGCTGGGCTTCCAGCGGATGCTCTACTCCATGGTCCTCATCACGGTGACGCTGGAGGTGCTGGGCGCGCTGGCCCTCTATCCGTCCATGGTGCTGGCCCCGGACGGCCATCCGCTGACCGCCTCCGAGCGGGCCTTCTACGCCGTGTTCCACGCGGTGAGCGCCTTCTGCAACGCCGGCTTCGGCCTCTACCCGGACAACCTCATGCGCTTCGTGGGCAGCCCCGGCGTCAACCTCACGGTGATGGCGCTCATCACCCTGGGCGGCCTGGGCTTCCCCGTCGTCACCTCGCTGCTGGACTGGAAGACGTGGAGGGAGCGCGGCCCGCGCGGTGCCTGGAGCTTCCTGCCGGTGCATACGCGCGTGGTGCTCCTCACCAGCGCGGTGCTGGTGGTGGGGGGCGCGCTCGCCTGGCTCGCCCTGGAGTGGAACCAGTCGCTGGCCGGGCTCTCGCTGGGACAGCGGCTGTGGGCCAGCTTCTTCCAGAGCGTGTCCCTGCGCACCGCGGGCTTCAACTCGGTGGATCTGTCGAAGCTGGGCACGCCCATGTTGCTGCTGTGCCTGGTGCTGATGTTCATCGGAGGCTCGCCGGGAGGCACCGCGGGCGGGGTGAAGACGACGACGGTGGCGGTGCTGGCCTTCACCTTCCGGGCCCTGCTCAACACCCGCTCGGAGGTGGAGGTGATGGGGCGCAGCGTGCCCCCGGCCACGGTGTACCGGGCATGCGCGGTGGCGCTCATCTCCTTCGGCCTGCTCTTCGGGCTGGCCTTCCTCCTCTTCGCCGCCGAGCCCCACCTGCCGTTCCGCGACCTGCTCTTCGAGGCGGTGAGCGCCTTCGGCACCGTGGGGCTGTCCACGGGGGTGACGCCGCAGTTGTCCGCCCTGGGCAAGCTGGTGGTGTGCGCGTCCATGTTCGTGGGGCGGCTGGGCCCCTTCACCCTCGCGCTCGCGGTGGGGTTGTCCAAGGCGCGCGCGAGCTACAGCTACCCCTCGACCAAGATCGTCGTGGGCTGA